A window of Nocardia arthritidis genomic DNA:
GAAGAGATTTCGGAGCTCACCCGGGTCGAATAGCTTCAGGCGCTATGGGCGGATCTCAGCGGGTATGCGAATCAGCGGAAGTACGTCCTCGATGAGGCGGGTGAGTTGGGTGCGCTGATCCCATGAGGTCAGGCGGAGCACGAGGGTGACGGGGCCGAGGCCCGCGGCGGTGTCCACCAGAGCTTGCAGGTCGGCGGCGCAGCGCTCGGGTGGGCCCGCGGCGGTCCACGCCTCGACCATCTCCGCGGGGGTGCCCTGGTATTCCTCGTGCTCGGCGATGAAACGTGCTGCGCCGTCGAGACATTCGGCTCGGTCGGGGCCGATGGCGACATTGTGCAGGAAGGCTACCGGGAAGGTTTCCGGCGCGCGGCCCGCGTCGATCAGCGCGGCGCGCAGCAGCGGTGCCAGTCCCGCGACGAGGCCCGGCCAGGAACTGGCCGTCATCCAGCCGTCGGCGAGCTCGGCCACTCGGCGCAGCGCGCGTTCGGCGAACTTCGGCTGCCATGGATTGGCGGCGATGAACACCGGGCACGGGGCTTGCACGGGGGTTGGCTGTATACGAATCCCGTTGTACCGCACGAACTGTCCGGCGAAGTCGAGCTCGTCGCCGGTCCACAGCCTGCGGCAGAGCTCCAGGTTCTCACCCATTCGCACGGCCCGTTCGCGGTCGGGAATCCCCCAGTGCGCGCCCTCGCGGGCGCTGGCTCCGTCGCCGACCAGGCCCGTGCAGACGGCGAGGGTCATCCGGCCGCCGGAGAGCCGGTCCAGGCTCGCCCACTGGTAGGCGAATACGGCCGGATCGCGCACCGGGAAGCTGGCCATGCACGCCACCCCGAGCCGGACCCGGCGGGTGCGGCCCGCGAGTGCGCCGAGCAGGGTGAGCGAATCCGCGCGCGGCTGTGCGGTGAGGCTGTCGCCGACCCAGATCGAGTCCAAACCATTTGTGGTGTCAATGGTTTCGGCCAACATCAGCAGATCGTCGGTGGACAGGCGGTCGAGCAGCGCGCCGCGCTGGGGGAGTAGGACTCCCACATTATCCAACATGGTTGGATAAACTAACCGCCATGCCGAGACCTCGCAAGGAAAATCAGCTGGAGCTCGCCGCCGTCGCGGCGGCCGCGCGGCAGGTGTTCGACGCATCCGGACTCGCGGGGACCACCATGCGCCGCGTCGCCGAAACCCTCGGCGTCGACGCGTCGTCGCTGTACTGGCATGTCCGCAATAAGGACGAACTGCTGGATCTGATCGCCGACGAACTGCTGCGCGATCTCCCGCTGCCCGATCGGAGCCTGCCGTGGCGAACCCGGCTGGAGCGGCTGCTCACCGGCTATCGAAAGTGGTTGCTGCGCAACCCCGATGCCGCGCGTCTGCTCGCCGGACGGCTGGTGCTCGGCCCGAATACGCTGCGGGTGCTCGAGTTCATCTGCGGTTCACTGCTTTCCGCCGGATTGAAACCCGAAGCGGCGGCGCAGTCTTCGCATCTGGTCGTGGCATATGTGCTCGGGTTCGTACTTCAGGAGATCGGGCCGATGAACGCGGCGGAGGCGCGCGGCGCGGTGCCGGAGACCGTGTTGGCGGAGACCGCTGCCGTGCTGAGATCCCTTCCGCCCGAGGAGTTTCCGTCGGTGGTGGCACTTGCCGAACATCTGGTGGCGCCGACCATGGACGAACGCTTCGACCGTGGTCTGCGGGCGCTGCTCGGCGGTCTCGCCGTCGAAGATTCGTAAGTCGTTGTGCAGCAGCCTATTTATGGGCGTAACTGCGGAACATGTAGGTGTCCTTGCCGTTTGTGGACAGCTTCGGGGCCGTGGTGAAGCTCATCAGGAATTCGCCCGCCGGAATCTCCGGGGCGCGCACCGTGCCGTCGACCTGCGCGCCGACCTCGGTGACGGCCAGTACGCTCGCGAAAGGCATTGCCTCGCGCAGTATTTCGCCACCGCCCATGATCCACACCTCGGCCGGATCGGTCAGCGCCAGCGCCTCCTCGACGGATCCGGCGCGCTCGGCGCCCTGCTGGAACCAGTCCGGATCGCGGGTGATGACGATCGTGCGCCTACCCGGCAGCGGACGGTCGTCGGCGGGCAGCGAATCCCAGGTCTTGCGGCCCATGACGACGATCTGGCCGCTGGTCACCTCGTCGAAATGCGTGATGATCTCGGGCACCTGCCATGGAATCCGGCCGCCCGCGGCGATCACCCGGTCGCGGGTCTGCGACCAGATCAGTCCGATGATTCGTTTGCTGGGTTCGGTCATGGGCAAACCACCACCACCTTCCACTCGCCAATAGCTTACCTTCGCTAAATAGTTTGCGCATCCTTCCAGCTAACCCAGCCAGTGGTGTGCATCACATTGTTCGGTTGGTGCCCAAGGGGATCCGAGACCGATGTGGCCGACTCGGTGACAGCACGGACCTAATGCGTTGCGCGCCTGATGGTTCGGGTCACCTGGACTACCGCCACACCGACGACCAGGCCTAGGGGCCAACCGGCCAGCACATCGGTCGGCCAGTGCGCCCCGAGGTAGACCATGGCGACGCCGATCAGCGCGAGGCCCGCCGCCAATGCGGCGACGGCCCAGCCTCGATAACCCGGCGGCCACGGCAGCACGGCGTAGAGGGCCACCGCGAGCGCGGCCGTCATCGCGGCGACCGTCGACGGCATCGAGAAGGCGCCGACGTTGGCGACGGCGAGGTCCGCCGGTGGCCGCGGCCGGGCGATCAACAGCTTCAGTGCCCGGGCCAGCGCCTGCGCGAGCAGTACCGAGGCGCCGATCGTCATCCCCTGCCACCACCAGCGTTTGGCGGCCACCACCGCGAGCCCGACGAATCCGGTGAGCGCCTGGATCGCGTCATTGGTTCCGAAGTCCATCGCCCACCGCGCGACGGCGGTCAACGCGGGAACGCGATGCTGGGCAAGGAACGTCACGATGGTGAGGTCCACGTTTCGATTGTGCCGCGACAGCGCCGCTCGGATTCGGCCCGGCGAACCGCTCGGGATGACGAATTGCCCTTTCCCGATCGCTCCGCCCTGCATAGCATGTGCGCAGCAAGTGTTTTCTCCCGTTGCGTCTTATCCGGGATGCCGGCCGAGCCGACGGCCGTCGAATGCGACTCGCTCCGGTGGTCTCGGGCTACCTCCATAGCTGAACCCAGAATCGCGGTGTGAGCAGATGACAGCATTCCAAGATCGTCGCGGCGGATCGGACGACGACGAGGTCGTCAAGGTGCACGGATTGGTCAAGAGCATCGGGCGGGCCCGGGTGCTGGACGATGTGGGGCTGCGGGTGCACCGCGGTGAGATCCACGCCGTCCTCGGTCCCGACGGTGCGGGCAAGACCACCCTGTTGCGCATTCTGGCGGGCCAGTTGTCCTCCGATGCGGGCACGGTCCTGGTCTTCGGGGTTCAGCCGTGGCGGGAACCGAGCCTGGTGCACCGGCGTACCGCGATGGTGCTCGGCGAGGTGGCGCTGTGGTCGGCGCTCACCGGCGGTGCGGCGATCGAGCGGCTCGCCGCACAACACGGCGGGGTCGATCCGGAACGGCGCGACAGCCTGCTCGCCCTGCTCGGCCTCGACCCGTCCCGTTCGGTGCACCGCCATCACGGTGCGGAACGTCGGAAGCTGGCGCTGGTCGCGGCCCTGTCCGGCCGGGCCGAACTGGTGCTGCTCGACGAGCCGATGGCCGGACTCACCGAGCCGCAGAAGGATTCGCTGCGCCTGTGGCTGCGCACCCGCCGCGCCACCGATCAGACGGTGCTGCTCGCCGGACATGTGCTGTCCGAGCTGGAATCGGCCGCCGACCGGATCACCATCATGCAGCGCGGCCGGGTGGTGGACTCGGGCTCGCCCGCCGAGGTGCGGCAACTCACCAGAACCTTCGTCAGCGCCGAATTGGATTGTCCCGCGCCGGATCTCGAGGACCTCGCGGAGGTGCACAATTTCGTCCGGTATCGCAATACCGTGCACTGCGAGGTGGACACCGACCATCTGGATCAGGTGCTGCGCCGGTTGCTCGACTGCGGGCTGCGCAGCCTGACCAGCCGCCCCGCCACCCTGCAGGACCTGCTGCAGGGCGAACGGATGTCGGTGGGTCGGGTGCTGGCCGAACACGGTTCCGGCAGTTGAGTTTCCGGCGCGGAATATCCCGGTGATTCGCGGGTAATCCGCCGCAGGTGACCAACGGATGGACAGAAGACCCTGTCACGTTCCGTCGTCGACCGGAAGTCTTGATCCGTACCCGACGGTTGTCAGGAGGAATCGCATATGACCGATGGCGCCGCACGAACCGCAACGGCAACGCAACCGCTCTCCCCGCGCCAACTCGACGATCTCCACGCCTGGTGGCGGGCGGCGAATTACCTTTCGGTGGGGCAGATCTTCCTGATGGACAACCCGCTGCTGCGGGAACCGCTGCGCCCCGAGCACATCAAACCGCGCCTGCTCGGCCACTGGGGTACCACGCCGGGCCTGAATTTCATCTACGCCCACCTGAACCGGGTGATCACCGCGCGCGACCTGGACATGATCTATGTGATGGGTCCCGGGCACGGCGGCCCCGGCCCGGTGGCCTCGGCCTGGTTGGAGGGCACCTACAGCGAGGTGTATCCGGAGATCTCGCAGGACGCGGCCGGGATGCGGCGGCTGTTCACCCAATTCTCCTTTCCCGGCGGCATTCCCAGCCATGTCGCGCCCGAGACGCCCGGATCCATTCACGAGGGCGGTGAGCTCGGCTATTCGCTGTCGCACGCGTACGGCGCGACCTTCGACAATCCGGATCTGATCGTCGCCGCCGTCGTCGGTGACGGCGAGGCGGAGACCGGCCCGCTCGCCGCCAGCTGGCATTCCACCAAATTCGTCGATCCGCGCCGGGACGGGGCGGTGCTGCCGATCCTGCACCTCAACGGTTACAAGATCGCCAATCCGACGGTGCTCGCCCGGATCGAGCGCACGGAACTGGATCAGCTGCTGCGCGGCTACGGGTACACCCCGTACTTTGTCGAGGGTTCCGATCCGGAGCCGATGCATCAGGCGTTCGCCGCGACCCTGGACCACTGCCTCGACGAGATCGCGGCCATCCAGCACCGCGCCCGCCACGAGGGCGATCCGGCCCGTCCGCGCTGGCCGATGATCGTGTTCAGCTCGCCGAAGGGCTGGACGGGGCCGAAGACCGTCGACGGCAAGCAGGTCGAAAACTATTGGCGCGCACACCAGGTGCCGTTCGGCGACGCCCGCGCCGACGCGCACCGGGCGGTGCTGGAACATTGGTTGCGCAGTTATCGGCCCGAGGAGCTCTTCGACGCGAACGGCGCCCCGGTGCCGCGCATCCGGGACCTGCATCCGGTGGGCGATCGGCGGATGAGCGCGAATCCGCACACCAATGGCGGCGCCCTGGTGCGCGGCCTGGATCTGCCGGATTTCCGCGACTATGCGGTCGAGGTGAGCCAACCGGGCGCGACGCTGGCCGAGGCCACCCGCGTGCTCGGCGGCTTCCTGCGCGATGTGATGCGTGCGAATTCGACGACCTTCCGCATGTTCGCCCCCGACGAGAACAATTCGAACCGGCTCGATGCCGTCCTCGACGTGACCGATCGCGCCTGGAATGCCGAAACCCTGCCCACCGACGACCATCTCGCGCCCGACGGCCGGGTGATGGAGATACTGTCCGAGCACACCTGCCAGGGCTGGCTGGAAGGCTATCTGCTCACCGGACGGCACGGCCTGTTCTCCTGCTACGAGGCGTTCATCCACATCGTCGACTCGATGTTCAACCAGCACGCCAAATGGCTGCGCACCACCAATCGCATCCCGTGGCGCAGGCCGATACCATCGCTGAATTACCTACTGACATCGCATGTTTGGCGACAGGATCACAACGGCTTCTCGCATCAGGATCCGGGCTTCATCGATCATGTCGTCAACAAGAAGGCCGATGTGATCCGGGTATACCTGCCGCCGGACGCGAATACCCTGCTCTCGGTGGCCGATCACTGCCTGCGCAGCCGCCAGTACGTGAACGTGATCGTCGCGGGTAAGCAGCCCGCGCCGCAGTTCCTCAACATGGCGGACGCGATTGTCCACTGCACCAAGGGAATCGGCATCTGGGAGTGGGCGAGCAGCGATGCGGGCGAGCGTCCTGACGTGATCATGGGCTGCGCGGGCGACGTGCCGACCATGGAAACGCTCGCCGCCGTCGACATTCTGCGAGACCTATTCCCGGACATAAAGATTCGCGTGGTGAACGTGGTGGACCTGATGCGGTTGCAGGACGATCGGGAGCATCCGCACGGCTTGTCCGACCGCGCCTTCGACGCGCTGTTCACCCCCGATGTCCCGGTGGTATTCGCCTATCACGGATATCCGTGGCTGATCCACCGGCTCACCTACCGTCGCGCGAACCATCACAACTTCCACGTCCGCGGTTACAAGGAAGAAGGCACCACCACAACGCCTTTCGATATGTGCGTGCTGAACCAGATCGATCGCTACGATCTCGCGATCGATGTGATCGATCGGGTTGCGCGCCTGCAACCTACGGCCGCGCATGCCCGGGATCACCTGGAGAACAAGCTCATTCAGCACCGCGTCTACATTCGCGAGTACGGCGAGGATCCGCCCGAAATCGTCCGGTGGCGCTGGCGCAGCGCCGATCACCGGCCCGGCGACGGCGGGTGACCCGCGAGTCAGAGTTGTGGTGCGCCATTGGGCATCTCGTCGCGGGCGAGACTCGCCGTGGTAATTCGCTTGGCCGGTGCAGGCCCGCGGCCCTAACGTTCGTCGGATGGATATGAGCGGCCATATCGAATTGCCCGACGGCGCACTGGACAAGGTGGTCGCCGCGCTGCGTGCGTCGTCGCATCCGGAACTGGCGGCGGGGGAGCTGTCGCTGCTCGGCGCCGGAATGGACAGCCTCGCGCTGCGGCTGGACCACGACGGCGAAACGTATGTGCTGCGCTGCCCCTTCGGTCCGGACGGTGCCGAGGGGATCGCGCGGGAGGCGGCCGTGCTGCCCGAACTGGCCGCGACGCTGACGCTGCCGATCCCACGGTTTCTCCTCACCGCGCCGAATCCTCTTGGGCCGGGCCAGTTTTGCCTCTATCCGGCGGTGCCGGGCGAGTCGCTGTCCGAGGCGGAATGGCTGCGGCGCGGCCTGCCGGACTCCGCTGTCATAGTCGGGCAGATCGCGGAATTCCTCACCCAGTCGCATGCGTTCCCGGTGTCGCGGGCCGAACAGCTGGGTGTCGAAATCCGGGATATGCGAACGGATTTCACCGAAGACCTGGATCTGGTCCGGGATCGGGTGCTGCCGTTGCTCGCGCCCGCGTCCGCGCGGGAACTGGAGCGATCGTGGACGAACTACCTCGGTGACGACCGCAACTTCGACTATCGGCCGACGCTGACGCACGCGGATATCAGCCCGGATCATCTGCTCGTCACCGGGGACCGGATCAGCGGCGTCA
This region includes:
- a CDS encoding LLM class flavin-dependent oxidoreductase, coding for MLDNVGVLLPQRGALLDRLSTDDLLMLAETIDTTNGLDSIWVGDSLTAQPRADSLTLLGALAGRTRRVRLGVACMASFPVRDPAVFAYQWASLDRLSGGRMTLAVCTGLVGDGASAREGAHWGIPDRERAVRMGENLELCRRLWTGDELDFAGQFVRYNGIRIQPTPVQAPCPVFIAANPWQPKFAERALRRVAELADGWMTASSWPGLVAGLAPLLRAALIDAGRAPETFPVAFLHNVAIGPDRAECLDGAARFIAEHEEYQGTPAEMVEAWTAAGPPERCAADLQALVDTAAGLGPVTLVLRLTSWDQRTQLTRLIEDVLPLIRIPAEIRP
- a CDS encoding TetR/AcrR family transcriptional regulator; translation: MPRPRKENQLELAAVAAAARQVFDASGLAGTTMRRVAETLGVDASSLYWHVRNKDELLDLIADELLRDLPLPDRSLPWRTRLERLLTGYRKWLLRNPDAARLLAGRLVLGPNTLRVLEFICGSLLSAGLKPEAAAQSSHLVVAYVLGFVLQEIGPMNAAEARGAVPETVLAETAAVLRSLPPEEFPSVVALAEHLVAPTMDERFDRGLRALLGGLAVEDS
- a CDS encoding dihydrofolate reductase, whose product is MTEPSKRIIGLIWSQTRDRVIAAGGRIPWQVPEIITHFDEVTSGQIVVMGRKTWDSLPADDRPLPGRRTIVITRDPDWFQQGAERAGSVEEALALTDPAEVWIMGGGEILREAMPFASVLAVTEVGAQVDGTVRAPEIPAGEFLMSFTTAPKLSTNGKDTYMFRSYAHK
- a CDS encoding phosphatase PAP2 family protein yields the protein MDLTIVTFLAQHRVPALTAVARWAMDFGTNDAIQALTGFVGLAVVAAKRWWWQGMTIGASVLLAQALARALKLLIARPRPPADLAVANVGAFSMPSTVAAMTAALAVALYAVLPWPPGYRGWAVAALAAGLALIGVAMVYLGAHWPTDVLAGWPLGLVVGVAVVQVTRTIRRATH
- a CDS encoding ABC transporter ATP-binding protein, giving the protein MTAFQDRRGGSDDDEVVKVHGLVKSIGRARVLDDVGLRVHRGEIHAVLGPDGAGKTTLLRILAGQLSSDAGTVLVFGVQPWREPSLVHRRTAMVLGEVALWSALTGGAAIERLAAQHGGVDPERRDSLLALLGLDPSRSVHRHHGAERRKLALVAALSGRAELVLLDEPMAGLTEPQKDSLRLWLRTRRATDQTVLLAGHVLSELESAADRITIMQRGRVVDSGSPAEVRQLTRTFVSAELDCPAPDLEDLAEVHNFVRYRNTVHCEVDTDHLDQVLRRLLDCGLRSLTSRPATLQDLLQGERMSVGRVLAEHGSGS
- a CDS encoding phosphoketolase family protein — its product is MTDGAARTATATQPLSPRQLDDLHAWWRAANYLSVGQIFLMDNPLLREPLRPEHIKPRLLGHWGTTPGLNFIYAHLNRVITARDLDMIYVMGPGHGGPGPVASAWLEGTYSEVYPEISQDAAGMRRLFTQFSFPGGIPSHVAPETPGSIHEGGELGYSLSHAYGATFDNPDLIVAAVVGDGEAETGPLAASWHSTKFVDPRRDGAVLPILHLNGYKIANPTVLARIERTELDQLLRGYGYTPYFVEGSDPEPMHQAFAATLDHCLDEIAAIQHRARHEGDPARPRWPMIVFSSPKGWTGPKTVDGKQVENYWRAHQVPFGDARADAHRAVLEHWLRSYRPEELFDANGAPVPRIRDLHPVGDRRMSANPHTNGGALVRGLDLPDFRDYAVEVSQPGATLAEATRVLGGFLRDVMRANSTTFRMFAPDENNSNRLDAVLDVTDRAWNAETLPTDDHLAPDGRVMEILSEHTCQGWLEGYLLTGRHGLFSCYEAFIHIVDSMFNQHAKWLRTTNRIPWRRPIPSLNYLLTSHVWRQDHNGFSHQDPGFIDHVVNKKADVIRVYLPPDANTLLSVADHCLRSRQYVNVIVAGKQPAPQFLNMADAIVHCTKGIGIWEWASSDAGERPDVIMGCAGDVPTMETLAAVDILRDLFPDIKIRVVNVVDLMRLQDDREHPHGLSDRAFDALFTPDVPVVFAYHGYPWLIHRLTYRRANHHNFHVRGYKEEGTTTTPFDMCVLNQIDRYDLAIDVIDRVARLQPTAAHARDHLENKLIQHRVYIREYGEDPPEIVRWRWRSADHRPGDGG
- a CDS encoding phosphotransferase, with product MDMSGHIELPDGALDKVVAALRASSHPELAAGELSLLGAGMDSLALRLDHDGETYVLRCPFGPDGAEGIAREAAVLPELAATLTLPIPRFLLTAPNPLGPGQFCLYPAVPGESLSEAEWLRRGLPDSAVIVGQIAEFLTQSHAFPVSRAEQLGVEIRDMRTDFTEDLDLVRDRVLPLLAPASARELERSWTNYLGDDRNFDYRPTLTHADISPDHLLVTGDRISGVIDFGDLTIGDPDYDLVYLWTDLGPDFVAKVRRHRGLPLDDRLSAKLGFWAKADMTIDVLHGLENAMPEFTEQSLQNLAEVLERS